The sequence below is a genomic window from Chaetodon trifascialis isolate fChaTrf1 chromosome 18, fChaTrf1.hap1, whole genome shotgun sequence.
cctgccctccctcTGAAGTTaacgtcacatgactgcaaacaacctatttattgtttcagctgatttctcacaaATGCAATATTAAACCCTGGAAAGGCAAATGACATGGTCCAGCAGCATGTGATGCACAGTGCAAATTCATACTTGGAAAATAGAAAAGGCTTCTGCACGCCTAAAATTCACTATACAGTATTACTGTATTAACATGAAATAATATTAAGTTCTTGCAAGGCCAAATTGAAGGAACAGTTTACTAGCACAGAATCTTCTTCTTAgcacatggtgtgtgtgaggtggtgatgatgaagagctcCAGGTGACTGCAGATTTGTGCACAGCACACTTATTTGCAGGCTTGAAAGTACACATTTAGAGGCCGTTTTAATTATTCTAAAATTGCATAATGATATTCACaaactgaaacagcagcagctcctgaactACCCTGACTCTAAACAAGGACTTTCTGTGAAGAAAACCCTTTCAAGGTTTCTTAGGAAACATGCTTCAGTGACACTGAACAGAACATGGGGAGGGGAAAGACTCATTTCAGTGTAGGTCAGAGACACATTGGAGCTAAGGATACCCAAAAAATAGCTGCCTTAAATTTGACAAATTGTAAGAGAAAGTCTGagaattctgttttgttttaaaagtgGTGGATTTACAGAAATAAGAGTCAAACTGATCCTGTCATATCCAGTCATAGAAATTTATTAAAGAACTGTAATATTGTTATACATTTTTGTTCACTTTTCAGGTTGTTTTGAGGCATTTTTCACTTCCCCAACAGCAGCAAATCTTGaactgaaaaatatatataaagcaacactgaaaacatcaaaatatacATTTGAAAAGGTGTTCATATAGTTTCCATAACtaatagatttttttcccaaaaacatCAGTAGTctcatgaaaataaacacagcgGGACAATAATGTAACATTATTATGGATACAATAATAAATGGtcataataacaaaacaaaaaaaggctaTGAGGACATTacaggacattttttttctccgcAGAAAAGTCTAATTAGCAAGTCCCATGTCTCAAACTGATGCGGCAAATCAGAGAAAGAACGGTGAGGCGCCGTTTCTGACATTTGTCGCTACTCCACCCAGAGAAAGCTCACATGTATCATCTTCCCTCTGACAATGAATGCATCAATCCGACCCCTGCGTCACTGTCGTTTGGTTGTGGGAATTGTAGTCTACTTAAACGTAAGTCCTACCTACTGTGTACGCTTTGAAACTCCAAGTCCCAGATTTCACAATGCGGAAGTAGtgcaacaaaacactgagaggTCGCAGCATCACAGCCGAGAAGATGTCTCATGTCGTAAAAAAGCGAAAACTGGATAAAACCAGACAGGATAGACTGTATTTTGACAGCTATACCGATGTGACTATCCACGAGGAAATGATAGCCGACCACGTCCGAACTAACACCTACCGGATGGCGATACTGAGGAACAGTGAGTCCATACGGGGTAAAGTCGTACTGGACGTCGGCGCAGGAACCGGCGTTTTAAGCATTTTCTGTGTACAAGCCGGCGCTAAGAAGGTGTACGCGGTGGAAGCCTGTTCTATCGCCGAGCAGGCGGTGAAAATagttaaacaaaacaacatggagGACAAAATTGAAGTCATTCGCGGCACAGTGGAGACGGTGGACCTACCGGAGAAGGTGGAGGTGATAGTGAGCGAGTGGATGGGTTATGCCCTCCTGCACGAGTCCATGCTCAACTCGGTCCTCTACGCGCGCGACAAGTGGCTGAAGCCGGGCGGCATCATCCTGCCCAGCAAAGCCGAGCTCTACATCGCACCCATCGGCGACCCGGTGGTGGAGGACCGCTTACATTTCTGGTACACCGTCAAAGACCGCTACGGCGTCGACATGTCCTGCATGTCCGACTTCGCCAGGAGATGCATCATGAACTCCGACATCACCGTGAACTCGGTGACCGTTGAGGACGTGCTCTCCCACCCGGCCCCCTTCGCCGAGCTCGACTTGTACAAGGTCACTGTGGAGGAGCTGCGGTCGGTGAAGGGCAAGTTCAGGTGCGAGTCGTTCGGCTCGGCGGCGGTGAACGCGTTCTGTGTTTACTTCACGGTGACTTTCCCCTGCCCGGACAAACCACTAGTGCTCTCCACGTCCCCGTTCAAACCGGAGACGCACTGGAAGCAGGCGGTGCTGTACCTGGACGTCCCGGTGGATGTGGTGCAGGACACGGTGGTGACCGGCGAGGTCAGCATGTATCCCTCGGAGGAAAGCGCCAGACATATATGTATCCACGTGGACTACACGATAGGAGAGCAGAAGAGACAGTCCAAGACTTTTTCTATCCCTGACTGGAGCAGTGAAACTCAGCCTTAGAGTCACATCAAACATGTCGTGTTCCAGTTTAATCACCAGGCAACAATCAACATCCTCTGTCACAAAGCTGCTCACTGAGTTTGCAGGGAAGTGGAGCAACGACTGCGTTTGTGACCAAATCTCAAAACTAGAATGTCACATTAAGTCTCTTGAGCAAATACATGAAGGGACTGCAGCTGacatctatacacacacacacacagttaggtTTTGACCCATGGCTGCAGGGAATGCTTCTGTTTGTGCCTGTTTTTTACTCTTAATAAATAGTTTGACACCTAAACTGCAAGGCAAAAAATGCATATCCTAAACACCTTTTTTATGCATCCTTATGAACCTATGAAGCCAGTACTGATGGGATATTATTTGTACTGCATACTGTGTATTCAATTTAAAGCCTTTGCAGCCCATTTTATACCGGCACATGACAGTGGGACAGAGCTAGAATTAAgaaatgtttggtattttcgAACCAGAAGTCCTTTAAACTTTGAGTTGATGgtcaaaacagattttttgtCAGTCAACTATtcagttaattaattatttcagcTGTATCATTTAGGTTTTAAAAGTTGTATTTATTGTCTGGGTGGAAAAGCATTTGCATTAGTACTTAACCGTCACGAGAAACTCCAACTCTCCTGACTAATGTGTAGTTTTAGGTTGGTGTGTCGCTCTGTAAAGCAGGTCTTACTGGAGGTTTTCCAAAATAGCTGAATAAATTCAACACCATGTTGCAGACATCTGATATTCTAATGAATTTAATCATGCATATTGTGTGGAATCTGGTCAAAACGCTGCATTCGAATGAGGACGAGAGCAGGATATTGACTTGGACTGGCTGTCGTCAGGACGGAGGCTGCATCTTTCACGAGGTGTTTTACACTGGCGGGGTGTCAGTTTTTGATCAACTAAATTGGCTCATTATTTTGAGCACACACTGTCATCTGTTGCCAGAAAGCACTGACTTAATCCAGAGATGTGActctgctgcagcattctgCAAAATCACAAAAGCTATATTGTCTGCACAGCAAAGTATTTCCTTCCTGGCCGTTAGGGACGGTGCTGTGTTCAGGCGTCTATCACCAGCTGCAGTTTTAAAGTTAATAGTTTGATGCcatgtttgatattttgacATTTATCATCTACTGATGTGGTCACTGATCAGACATTGATTCACTTCTTATGCTAAAACGTCAATGTGCATGAAGTAGGTTTGGGTTTTTGTATTGCAGAGAGTTTGATTAGACTTTAGTGAGCGAACAGCTGTGTCTCAGATACCTTCATCACCAGACGAATAAATGGTTTTAGCGTTTCATGTGTCGTGAGTTCTCGTGAAAACCCCGgcctgcaactaatgattatttccattctcaattaattgattagcttggtctataaaatgtcagaaaatggtgaaaagcGTTGATCAGTGTTTCCCCAAAGCTCAAGATGATCCTTCTCAAATGtcatccaaagatattcagtttgctgTCATGGAGGAGGGAAGATACGAGAAAATATTCACAATTAAGAAGCTGCAATCAGCAAATGTCTTTCTTAAAAATGTACTcaaattgattaatcagttatcaaGCTGGGGATGAATTTATACGTTGACATCTAATCGATTCAGCATTGCAGCTCTACTGAAAACGCAGAAGCAAGAATCCTGAGCACGTGTCAGCACTGGTTCTTATTTTTGGACAGCTTCATTCATACATATTCACCACAAGAATCTGCAGGTTTGATAAATTAGTGTCGTGAGAATGAACTGTGGGGCTCCTCCAGGAGAACCGCACTGCATTTCATTAGGTTCATTATTACTGAAAAAAGCAGAGTTTCTGAGTGTGATACCAACACAGTTCATGTAGTGTTATTGTAGATACAGATATTTTTGAAAAAAGAATGGCCACCATAGTGACGTGAATAGAAATAAAAGCAGTATTATGATTAGCTTTTGAGTATTGTTATTGACCTACTCACTCCTTCACTGTTCTAGCAATGTTCGTGtcaataaatgatcattttctgcTTGTCACTATTTCTATAGGTGCActattgttattttttcttgcaTAATATGTTACTTCAAGGTCAAACCAAGGACAATGTGCTGATTAAACCTTGATGTGACTGAAGCAGACACTAGCCTACGCTGATTACGTCCATCTCAGTGCGCATTGAATTCAAGCCACAAGACGTGAGTGAGTCTTATCGCATAAAGCATCTTCTAATTATACAGCTgttaataaatacacatcaattCCTGATAATGCTAGATGATAATTTATCTCTGACTCCCCGTCATCATCTGAAATATGGTGTTCTGGATGATTTTTGTTTCGTGTGTCGCTAATACAAATGCGAACTCGGGCtctaatgaacacatttggaATTAATCACAAGCTGTAGTGTCTACAAATCAAGGGCATTGTCAGTTTGGGACAGAGTGAGTAATGGCTGCATCACACTTTGAACTGCAAACGTCTAGCCTCTGGTTTCCACTCGGATGGACTGGATTGCAACATTCTGAGCCCATGAAGAGTAAAAAATGAGCACATGCATTCAAAAACTGTGTGAATCAGCAGAAAGCTAATAACCACACTTCTCGCTGCCGTTTCACGGTGACATAAAACAAATTGATTTACTATGTTAGTTATGGTCATAATGAATAGGGAAAAGGTGGCTAAAGTTAATCAAACCCCAAATCAAAGCCTCATGAAACAACCCCGGAGAGTAAATCTGGCTTTAAACTGTCTTAAATGGCTTCCTTGACtctcatttttttgtcttaatgTAGAGGATTTGGCACCTTAACTCCATTAAGGAAGCAGAAAGGCATCAGAGTATGATGGTGAGGGTCGGGTGAGATACGAGTTCCATATTAAAACGTGAAGTCAAGCAAAGACTTGACACTAAAACACAGAgacatacttaaaaaaaaaaaaaacgttttatGGGGAAATCGGTCATCACCGCCTGAACACTGATGATTAAAAACTTCAGCGGACGGACTCATGATGCATGTGTGCTCCCCAAGAAGACAGTCGTCCTCCCTGAAGCCTCTCCTGTCACAGCACACTCATGACAACTGTTTCCTCAGTGAGCATGGGCAGATATTACAGAGTGGACAGGGCTGTCTGCACCCCTTCTTTTTGGGTTGTCCCCCTAAATGTATCATTGTAAACATAACTACAGAATTTAGATGATGCAATAATGTGCATTAAGAGCACTTGTGcaaattaaaagcttttaattatGCATTACATAGCCCACCTCTGGTGTCCACAATAATGACATGGACCAACTGCCCTTGGGAGTGAGCTTCAGCTGGTGTCCAGGAAGCACCATGTGGAGCAAACACACTGGAGATGTAATTATTTATTGCTCCTTATGTAGGTAACAGTCATCACTTCAGTCTTTGGAATGCTTTTTGTCttgaaaactgtgtgtttggaggTTTTTTGTAGTAAGATAACAGCATCTGAGCTGAACAATGCTttggagaagagcagcaggggAAATGAATGTTTTCACATGGTAATTTGACATGGGAGTAACCCACTGGTTTCCATTTAGACCAGATCAAAGGTCATGTGTAAGTATGGGCTCCCTGGTCATTGTTaacacagctgtcagcagaggTGATCACAGGTAAAACCTCCGGTCAGACGTTCAGTATTTCTGCTGTTCTTTTGTGACGCTCAAATGGAAGAAAAAGTTCTGAAATCATGTTCAAATCTGGATCTTCACAGTAATGTCCGAGATGTTGGCTGCAGTTCACACTTTCTTTCAAAAGCCAAGCAGTCAGACCGGCTTCAAACCTTGTTTTGACTACATCTGAGGCAAGAATCAGACAAGAATCCACACGGCACCAATAGCTGCCAGCGAGTTTGACTGAACAACGTCTCCATGTAACAGATGCATTGTGAAGGCGCgccatgtttgtctgtgaccACGTCGGACCAAGGTCAGATCATCGttgtcaaatgtcaaacaggGTTTTTCCTGCgtcactgctctgctgtgaaaGGGTTATACAGTGCAAAGTGGGTCTCAGTGTCTTTTTGTTGCCCGAGAAGCACTTTTCTGTCGGAGAAAGACCGAAATAAATTCACGCTTTTCACAAATTGAATTCTACACTTGCAGCTGGCCTAATGCGCACGCACAACGGCTGAATTTCTCCTCAGCCTCTACAGGtgcctgcaaaaaaaaaaaaaaaaaagccctgcaGGCAGAACAAAGGAAGGTGTCCAGAGAATGGAAATGTCAAATGCGGCGCAGGCAGCCACTGTTAAGCCCAGACTCACACTCATGTATGCATGGCCACTCctggctgctaaatgctaaactaaTTGTGATCCATTCCTGCCTGAAATGATTTGGAAACCATTAGAAACAAGTGTTGAAACTTGAAATGGGATCATTTGTCTTGTATTGCACAGCAATTTAGGAGCTAATCAATAGACATTGTGCTTAATCTAACCGATTTCAAGACTCATTGTTCAGTACGGGAGTGGTGAACGAGACGGAGAGACACCGTAGTCCAGGATTCAGTGAATTGGACTCACAATATACGCAGTTGTCTGTAGAGCTtgggtttcagctgttttcacaagCTTCACAGTCAGGATTAATGGGTACGAATAAAATGATGTGTTGATGTCAGTCCTACTGTCTGGGTTCTTGGAGGTGTTGGACAGTCAGATATAACTTATCAATCAACTGCCTACATCACAATTTTGTAGAATCGTATTTGAGAGTGATTCCACCTTATTTTCTAGTAATATTTGAAGCTCTACTGTAGATTGTATGTCAGCACTGTTGGATTTTCTCCCATTCTTCCTGTTAGATTTGTTCAGCCTCATCTAAGTTGGACAGAAAACATCTCCAAACTACTTTAAATTATCACACAAAAGTTCCTGTGAGACTCAAGTCCACGTTTCAGCTGGCTCACTCAGAGACCCCCACATCCTCGTTTTGTACGCGTTCCAGTGTTGCTTTGGCCAGCCTTCACGCCTGAGGTCTTGTTGGAACACCCAGTCTGAGGTCTCTGGCATTCTGCGGcaggttttatttattgtttcccCTGATGCTCGAATTCTCCCAGTGACTGCCAGAGAATATCATGGTGCTATTTATTTGATGCTGAGCACTTCGCATTATGCCCGAGGATCAGTTTTGGTTTCATCAAACCACAACATTAAATAACAGCATCATCTTTGCACATTGTCTTTCAGATGGAGTTCAGTCAGACTGGTCTGTGATCGCAGTCTTCTTGATCTGcttcctgttcctctgtgtgCACAGACATACCAAGTGTACTGACGATAAAGATTAATGTACTGAGACGTGACTCTTCCCCAGACACATGCCTGCTCACTGTTCAGCCTTAGAAATTAGATTTGTTATCATTTTATAGGCACTTACCACAAAATGCAGTGAATTGTCCCTAAAAGCATTGTATTGCTGTTATTGGGCTGGAATAAGCAATTTTCTCtgttaattaaatattttttccttAACTCAACCAGGTAAGAATCTTTGACCTCTTTTCAACAGAGATTTGGccaacattaaaacattattaGAGTACATAAAGCAGGCCAAGACAACTGGCACACGCTCCAAATAAGTTTAATGTTTGGTAATGATGCATGAGCAGGTATGTTCAAAACTATTTGAAATAAGCATGAGAAAAAGCTGAAGTCAGTACTTGGTTTGGTTTTCCATTTACATACATTCACGTCCTGGGTAAGATCTCTGTTCACCCCAAACACGTTTTCTGTAGGCCTGATCTGTGCACACATAATGATACTCACTCTGCGATAGCTTTCAAATACAATGCTGTGCAATATAAGCAGATCCAGAGAGACAGCATCAAAACACC
It includes:
- the prmt6 gene encoding protein arginine N-methyltransferase 6 yields the protein MSHVVKKRKLDKTRQDRLYFDSYTDVTIHEEMIADHVRTNTYRMAILRNSESIRGKVVLDVGAGTGVLSIFCVQAGAKKVYAVEACSIAEQAVKIVKQNNMEDKIEVIRGTVETVDLPEKVEVIVSEWMGYALLHESMLNSVLYARDKWLKPGGIILPSKAELYIAPIGDPVVEDRLHFWYTVKDRYGVDMSCMSDFARRCIMNSDITVNSVTVEDVLSHPAPFAELDLYKVTVEELRSVKGKFRCESFGSAAVNAFCVYFTVTFPCPDKPLVLSTSPFKPETHWKQAVLYLDVPVDVVQDTVVTGEVSMYPSEESARHICIHVDYTIGEQKRQSKTFSIPDWSSETQP